A genomic region of Brevibacillus sp. JNUCC-41 contains the following coding sequences:
- the tilS gene encoding tRNA lysidine(34) synthetase TilS has translation MLKEKVLSTIYRNELINEHSKLLIGVSGGPDSLVLLHILKEIQPLFHYEMIVASVDHMFRGEESYEDYKYVEHICKRWGITFEGKRIDVPARMEQTGESSQVTSRKSRFAFYEEMMDKHRASTLVLGHHGDDQIETMLMRLTRGATGKARAGIPIKRRFHTGNLVRPFLEITKSQIIEYASLHNIEPRFDPSNETGAYARNRFRHEVLPFLKKENRKVHEHFQRFSEELYEDEEFFLNMVSSKMSEVWIQQDKDQAVIQIDKVLAMPKPLQRRAIQLILNYLYLERPSSLSALHIDQLLVLFLNPQPSAELHLPEGLIAEKSYQACTFRFFRQKSHKYSLKLQIPGETILPNGYKIKAHYIKEEIPVLRGNHSFILPESAVQFPLTVRTRNEGERIAVKGLGGTKKLKDIFINEKIPMLERNVWPVIIDQTGTAIWLPGLKKSNIEPDIISDEKSLIYLEYKKA, from the coding sequence ATGTTAAAGGAAAAAGTTCTGAGTACCATTTATAGAAATGAATTGATTAATGAACACTCGAAGTTGCTAATAGGCGTTTCCGGAGGACCGGACTCATTGGTGCTTCTCCATATCCTTAAGGAAATTCAACCTCTTTTTCATTACGAGATGATCGTTGCAAGTGTTGACCATATGTTTCGAGGTGAAGAATCCTATGAGGATTACAAATATGTCGAGCATATATGTAAACGGTGGGGCATTACATTTGAGGGAAAAAGGATCGATGTTCCTGCCCGGATGGAGCAGACGGGGGAAAGTTCACAAGTAACGTCAAGAAAGTCGCGTTTTGCTTTCTATGAGGAAATGATGGATAAACATCGAGCCTCCACGCTTGTCCTGGGGCATCATGGAGATGATCAAATAGAAACGATGCTCATGCGTTTAACAAGAGGGGCGACAGGTAAGGCAAGAGCTGGTATTCCTATAAAAAGACGGTTCCATACCGGGAATCTGGTCAGGCCTTTTCTTGAAATTACGAAAAGCCAAATAATCGAATATGCGAGCCTTCATAATATTGAACCAAGGTTTGATCCGAGCAATGAAACGGGTGCCTATGCAAGAAATCGTTTTAGACATGAAGTCCTTCCATTTTTAAAGAAAGAAAATAGAAAGGTTCATGAGCATTTTCAGCGATTCAGTGAAGAGCTTTATGAAGATGAAGAGTTTTTTTTGAACATGGTTTCAAGCAAAATGTCCGAGGTTTGGATCCAACAGGATAAAGATCAAGCGGTTATTCAGATTGATAAGGTTCTAGCGATGCCTAAACCTTTACAAAGAAGGGCGATTCAACTAATATTAAACTATCTTTATTTGGAGAGACCTTCATCGCTTTCGGCATTACATATTGACCAACTTTTAGTTTTGTTTTTAAATCCTCAACCATCTGCAGAATTGCATCTTCCGGAGGGCCTTATTGCGGAAAAATCATATCAAGCTTGCACTTTTAGATTTTTTCGGCAAAAAAGCCATAAATATTCCCTTAAATTACAAATTCCCGGTGAGACTATTCTTCCGAATGGATATAAGATTAAAGCGCACTATATAAAAGAAGAAATTCCGGTACTTAGAGGAAATCATTCTTTTATTCTTCCCGAATCAGCTGTTCAGTTTCCTCTTACAGTCCGAACCAGGAATGAAGGCGAACGGATAGCCGTCAAGGGATTGGGTGGAACTAAAAAGTTAAAGGATATTTTTATTAATGAAAAGATCCCGATGCTAGAAAGAAATGTGTGGCCGGTCATCATCGATCAAACGGGAACGGCCATTTGGCTACCTGGTTTAAAGAAATCGAATATTGAGCCGGATATTATTTCTGATGAAAAATCTTTAATCTACTTAGAATATAAAAAAGCTTAA
- a CDS encoding type III pantothenate kinase encodes MIFVLDVGNTNTVLGVYDEDILKYHWRIETNRHKTEDEYGMVIKSLLQHEGLSFDQFDGIIISSVVPPIMFALERMCKKYFGIKPLIVGPGIKTGLNIKYENPREVGADRIVNAVAGIQEYGSPLIIVDFGTATTYCYINEDKQYMGGAIAPGINISTEALYSKAAKLPRIEISRPEGIIGKNTVSAMQAGILYGYVGQVEGIVNRIKEQSNLEPTVIATGGLATLIANESTVIDVVEPFLTLKGLQLIYKRNREQVKK; translated from the coding sequence ATGATTTTTGTATTGGATGTTGGGAATACGAATACTGTACTAGGCGTATACGATGAAGATATTTTAAAATATCATTGGCGAATTGAGACTAACCGTCACAAGACAGAAGATGAGTATGGAATGGTCATAAAGTCTTTGCTGCAACATGAAGGTCTTTCGTTTGATCAATTTGATGGAATCATCATTTCTTCGGTAGTTCCGCCAATTATGTTTGCGCTTGAACGAATGTGCAAAAAATACTTTGGCATTAAACCGCTTATAGTTGGACCTGGAATAAAAACTGGATTGAATATTAAATACGAAAATCCGCGTGAGGTGGGTGCGGACAGGATCGTTAATGCTGTTGCAGGCATTCAGGAATATGGAAGCCCTCTCATTATCGTGGACTTTGGCACGGCAACTACATATTGCTATATAAATGAGGATAAACAATACATGGGCGGAGCCATTGCCCCGGGTATAAATATTTCTACTGAAGCACTTTATTCAAAGGCAGCCAAACTTCCAAGAATAGAAATCAGCCGGCCAGAAGGGATTATTGGGAAAAATACGGTGTCCGCGATGCAGGCTGGCATTTTGTATGGGTATGTTGGACAGGTAGAAGGAATCGTTAATCGAATTAAGGAGCAAAGTAATCTAGAACCAACGGTAATAGCAACTGGTGGATTGGCTACCTTAATTGCCAATGAGTCTACTGTGATTGACGTAGTGGAGCCATTTTTGACCTTGAAGGGGCTGCAGTTGATTTATAAACGTAATCGTGAGCAAGTGAAGAAGTAA
- the hpt gene encoding hypoxanthine phosphoribosyltransferase produces MQNDIEKVLISEEELQKKIRELGAQLEDDYQGKFPLAIGVLKGAMPFMSDLLKRVDTHLEMDFMDVSSYGNSTVSSGEVKIIKDLDTSVEGRDILIIEDIIDSGLTLSYLAELFRYRKAKSIKIVTLLDKPTGRKADITPDYAGFIVPDAFVVGYGLDFAEKYRNLPYIGILKPEIYSN; encoded by the coding sequence ATGCAAAACGACATTGAAAAGGTTTTAATATCAGAGGAAGAACTTCAAAAAAAAATCAGGGAATTGGGTGCGCAGCTTGAAGATGATTACCAAGGTAAGTTCCCGTTGGCCATCGGAGTGCTGAAAGGCGCCATGCCATTTATGTCAGATCTACTGAAACGTGTGGATACACATCTTGAAATGGACTTTATGGATGTTTCAAGCTATGGTAACTCCACTGTATCTTCCGGTGAAGTGAAAATCATCAAAGATCTTGATACATCGGTTGAAGGCCGGGATATTTTAATCATTGAAGATATTATCGACAGCGGTTTGACTCTTAGCTATCTTGCGGAACTTTTCCGTTATCGAAAAGCAAAATCAATTAAAATCGTTACATTATTGGATAAACCAACAGGCAGGAAAGCGGATATCACTCCGGATTATGCCGGGTTCATCGTTCCGGATGCATTTGTTGTCGGATATGGTCTTGATTTTGCGGAAAAGTATCGTAATCTCCCGTATATTGGCATATTGAAGCCTGAAATTTACTCGAATTAA
- the hslO gene encoding Hsp33 family molecular chaperone HslO: MKDYLIKALGYEGQVRAYAVSTTDTVGEAQRRHYTWPTASAALGRAMTAGVMMGGMLKGEEKLTIKIEGGGPIGSILVDSNAKGEVRGYVTHPQTHFDLNEQGKLDVRKAVGTDGLLTVVKDIGLRDYFSGQVPLVSGELGEDFTYYFVTSEQVPSSVGVGVLVNPDNSILAAGGFIIQLMPGTSEDTISKIENRLSTITPVSKMIQSGMTPEEILTEILGEGNVNILEKMDVQFSCQCSKERIANALISLGQAEIRDIIDTEGQAEAHCHFCNQTYQFSKEDLEELEAETKN, encoded by the coding sequence ATGAAAGATTATCTAATAAAGGCGCTAGGTTATGAGGGACAGGTTCGGGCATATGCTGTTTCAACAACAGACACGGTAGGAGAAGCTCAGCGGCGCCATTATACATGGCCTACTGCTTCAGCTGCCCTTGGACGGGCGATGACGGCAGGTGTCATGATGGGCGGAATGTTAAAAGGTGAAGAAAAGCTGACGATTAAAATCGAGGGCGGAGGACCGATCGGTTCCATACTGGTCGACAGCAATGCAAAGGGAGAAGTCCGCGGATATGTCACTCACCCGCAAACCCATTTTGATTTGAATGAGCAAGGAAAGCTTGATGTAAGGAAAGCGGTGGGTACCGATGGATTGTTGACTGTTGTAAAAGATATCGGTCTTCGTGATTACTTTTCAGGTCAGGTACCGCTTGTATCGGGAGAATTAGGTGAAGATTTCACATATTACTTTGTTACTTCCGAACAGGTGCCTTCATCTGTGGGGGTTGGGGTCCTGGTGAATCCGGATAATTCAATCCTTGCAGCGGGTGGATTCATCATCCAGTTGATGCCGGGTACATCGGAAGATACGATTTCGAAAATTGAAAATCGACTAAGCACGATAACTCCTGTTTCTAAGATGATTCAAAGCGGGATGACTCCTGAAGAAATCCTAACCGAAATTTTAGGTGAGGGCAATGTGAATATACTAGAAAAAATGGATGTCCAATTCTCCTGTCAATGTTCTAAGGAAAGAATTGCAAATGCTTTGATTAGCCTAGGGCAAGCTGAGATTAGGGATATCATTGATACAGAGGGACAAGCGGAGGCACATTGTCATTTTTGTAATCAGACCTACCAATTCTCGAAGGAAGATCTCGAGGAACTAGAAGCAGAAACCAAAAATTAA
- a CDS encoding VWA domain-containing protein translates to MKTGTLRQILLITDGCSNHGEEPSAMAELAREQGITINVIGVMENDVIDEKGLKEIEKIASSGGGVSQIVYAQQLSQTVQMVTQKAMTQTIQGVINRELQQILGGSKTMEDLPPDKRGEVMEVVDELGETSKLEVLILVDTSASMKHKLPTVKDSLLDLSLSMNARMGDSRFSVFVFPGKRNDVEKLLDWTPNLEALTATFPKLSTGGLTPTGPAIREALTYFNKKRSLRGLLSHDDEQYFEESM, encoded by the coding sequence ATGAAAACAGGAACCTTAAGACAGATTTTGCTTATAACCGACGGATGTTCAAATCATGGTGAGGAACCTTCTGCCATGGCTGAATTAGCAAGGGAGCAAGGCATAACCATCAATGTCATAGGTGTCATGGAAAATGATGTGATAGATGAAAAGGGGCTTAAGGAAATTGAGAAGATTGCAAGTTCCGGAGGTGGCGTAAGTCAAATAGTCTATGCTCAGCAGTTGTCCCAAACCGTCCAAATGGTGACCCAAAAGGCAATGACTCAAACTATACAGGGAGTTATCAATCGTGAACTTCAACAAATACTTGGAGGTTCAAAAACGATGGAGGATCTTCCGCCTGATAAACGAGGAGAAGTGATGGAGGTGGTCGATGAGCTTGGGGAAACAAGCAAGCTCGAAGTATTGATTCTTGTTGATACAAGTGCAAGCATGAAACATAAACTGCCTACAGTAAAAGATTCCTTATTAGATCTTTCCCTTAGTATGAATGCAAGAATGGGTGACAGCCGTTTTTCCGTATTCGTATTTCCTGGGAAAAGAAATGATGTTGAAAAGTTGCTGGATTGGACCCCGAACCTTGAAGCCTTGACGGCAACTTTTCCTAAGCTTAGCACAGGGGGACTCACTCCGACTGGTCCAGCCATTCGTGAAGCTTTGACATATTTCAATAAAAAACGTTCATTGAGGGGATTGTTATCACATGATGATGAACAATACTTTGAGGAATCAATGTAA
- the ftsH gene encoding ATP-dependent zinc metalloprotease FtsH, with amino-acid sequence MNRIFRNTIFYLLIFLVIIGIVSIFNNNNEPTEKMTQDEFYKHLENGDVTALTMQPESSVFEITGKLKGYEENKFFVTYVPFSEYSQSRINDAVTKLDKDIITVEPPEKTSGWVTFFTSIIPFVIIFILFFFLLNQAQGGGGGRVMNFGKSKAKLYNDDKKKVRFNDVAGADEEKQELVEVVEFLKDPRKFAELGARIPKGVLLVGPPGTGKTLLARAVAGEAGTPFFSISGSDFVEMFVGVGASRVRDLFENAKKNAPCIIFIDEIDAVGRQRGAGLGGGHDEREQTLNQLLVEMDGFGGNEGIIIIAATNRADVLDPALLRPGRFDRQITVGRPDVKGREEVLKVHARNKPLAETVDLKAIAQRTPGFSGADLENLLNEAALVAARQDKKKIDMSDLDEASDRVIAGPAKKNRVISKKERNIVAWHEAGHTIIGLVLDDAEVVHKVTIVPRGQAGGYAVMLPKEDRFFMTEPELKDKIVGLLGGRVAEEVTFGEVSTGAHNDFQRATGIARSMVMEYGMSKLGPLQFGNSQGQVFLGRDFNNDQNYSDAIAYEIDLEIQRIIKEAYERCKTILTENREKLDLVAKTLLEVETLDAEQIKGLFHNGKLPERDYTALNGNLTTDENVKVNINTKKEEKEALLDPLDKRGPEDLEITEEGLNTPPIKEGAPQDQPLSFPNEDDNKKS; translated from the coding sequence ATGAATCGGATCTTCCGTAATACCATATTTTATTTACTGATCTTTTTGGTCATCATTGGGATTGTAAGCATTTTTAATAATAACAATGAACCAACGGAGAAAATGACCCAAGATGAATTCTATAAGCATTTGGAGAATGGGGATGTTACTGCACTGACGATGCAGCCCGAAAGCAGTGTATTTGAAATCACAGGAAAGCTCAAAGGTTATGAGGAAAATAAATTCTTTGTGACGTACGTGCCTTTCAGTGAATATTCTCAAAGCAGAATCAATGATGCCGTAACCAAGTTGGATAAGGACATCATCACTGTTGAACCTCCAGAAAAAACAAGTGGCTGGGTGACATTTTTCACTTCCATCATTCCATTTGTAATCATTTTTATTCTCTTCTTCTTTTTACTTAACCAAGCTCAGGGCGGCGGTGGTGGCCGTGTCATGAACTTCGGGAAAAGTAAGGCGAAATTGTATAATGATGATAAGAAAAAAGTACGCTTCAACGATGTTGCCGGGGCGGACGAAGAAAAGCAGGAACTTGTCGAGGTTGTTGAATTCTTGAAAGATCCTCGAAAATTTGCCGAGCTTGGAGCCCGTATTCCTAAAGGGGTACTTTTAGTAGGGCCTCCTGGTACAGGTAAAACTTTACTTGCACGAGCAGTGGCTGGTGAAGCCGGAACTCCTTTCTTCTCAATCAGTGGTTCTGATTTTGTTGAAATGTTTGTGGGTGTCGGTGCATCCCGTGTTCGTGATTTGTTTGAAAATGCTAAGAAGAATGCACCATGTATCATCTTTATCGATGAAATTGATGCAGTCGGACGTCAACGTGGCGCAGGTCTTGGCGGCGGTCACGATGAACGCGAACAGACATTGAACCAACTTCTGGTGGAAATGGATGGTTTCGGTGGCAATGAAGGAATCATAATCATCGCTGCGACTAACCGTGCTGATGTATTGGATCCGGCATTACTCCGTCCAGGACGTTTTGACCGTCAAATAACGGTGGGCCGCCCTGATGTTAAGGGCCGTGAAGAAGTTCTGAAAGTGCATGCACGCAATAAACCATTAGCAGAAACAGTCGATTTGAAAGCGATCGCTCAGCGTACTCCAGGATTTTCTGGTGCTGATCTTGAAAACTTACTGAATGAAGCTGCGCTTGTAGCTGCCCGTCAAGATAAGAAGAAGATCGACATGTCCGATTTGGATGAAGCTTCCGATCGCGTTATCGCTGGACCTGCCAAGAAAAACCGTGTCATTTCCAAAAAGGAAAGAAATATCGTAGCGTGGCATGAAGCAGGCCATACCATTATTGGATTGGTTCTGGATGATGCCGAAGTCGTTCATAAGGTTACGATTGTCCCTCGTGGTCAAGCTGGCGGTTATGCAGTTATGCTGCCGAAAGAGGATCGTTTCTTCATGACGGAACCTGAGCTTAAAGATAAAATCGTAGGGCTATTGGGTGGTCGTGTAGCCGAAGAGGTCACATTCGGAGAAGTGAGTACCGGTGCCCATAACGATTTCCAACGTGCAACGGGCATAGCTAGGAGCATGGTCATGGAATATGGCATGAGTAAACTCGGACCACTTCAATTCGGTAATTCACAAGGTCAGGTTTTCCTAGGCCGAGATTTCAACAATGATCAAAACTATTCAGATGCAATAGCATATGAAATTGATCTTGAAATTCAACGTATCATCAAGGAAGCTTACGAAAGATGTAAGACGATTCTTACTGAAAATCGTGAAAAACTTGATTTGGTCGCAAAAACCTTGCTTGAAGTGGAAACACTTGATGCTGAACAGATCAAAGGTTTATTCCATAATGGTAAATTGCCAGAACGGGATTATACAGCCCTCAATGGGAATTTAACAACTGATGAGAATGTCAAGGTGAACATCAATACGAAGAAGGAAGAAAAAGAGGCCTTATTAGATCCATTGGATAAGAGAGGACCTGAGGACCTTGAAATAACGGAGGAAGGATTGAATACTCCTCCAATCAAAGAAGGTGCGCCTCAAGACCAGCCGCTTTCCTTCCCGAACGAAGATGACAATAAAAAGTCTTAA
- a CDS encoding protein kinase domain-containing protein, which produces MMMNNTLRNQCKLLPGSVVTGKWNKNEYKIIKELGCGANGIVYLVESGNRHYALKLSDNGTSIISEMNILKSFSKVQGSTLGPSFLEADDFMKTGKQLPFYVMEYIHGHDFLRFIDKKGSSWIGVLMLQLLTSLSALHANGWVFGDLKPENLIVTSPAYKVRCVDVGGTTLIGRSVKEFTEFFDRGYWGLGSRKADPQYDLFAVAMIIINSAYPGRFHKKGEGYRQLNDLIKQKKELHPYRKMLDKALRGQYDSALQMREDLVMVLSKRNHSKKKGPTQAAAGQPHTIQPATRQARRSQNHSKKKSGGFFETFLLVAIISMLYVLYIYEQLL; this is translated from the coding sequence ATGATGATGAACAATACTTTGAGGAATCAATGTAAACTCCTACCTGGCAGTGTTGTCACTGGAAAATGGAATAAAAATGAGTACAAAATAATTAAGGAATTGGGGTGTGGTGCGAACGGGATCGTCTATTTGGTTGAAAGCGGAAATCGTCATTATGCTTTAAAGCTCAGTGATAATGGGACGTCCATTATTTCGGAGATGAATATCCTAAAATCCTTTTCCAAGGTCCAGGGGTCTACCCTTGGACCTTCCTTTTTGGAAGCGGATGATTTCATGAAAACAGGAAAGCAGCTCCCTTTTTATGTCATGGAATATATCCACGGACACGATTTTTTGCGTTTCATCGATAAAAAAGGTTCATCATGGATTGGAGTCTTGATGCTTCAGCTTTTAACAAGCTTGTCTGCCTTGCATGCCAATGGATGGGTATTCGGGGATTTAAAACCTGAGAATTTGATCGTGACTTCACCAGCCTATAAGGTACGGTGTGTGGATGTTGGCGGAACCACCTTAATCGGGCGGTCTGTTAAAGAATTCACTGAGTTTTTTGACAGGGGCTACTGGGGACTTGGTTCAAGAAAGGCTGATCCGCAATATGACTTGTTCGCTGTGGCGATGATTATAATCAATTCAGCCTACCCTGGACGTTTCCACAAGAAAGGGGAGGGGTATAGACAGCTTAACGACCTGATTAAGCAGAAAAAGGAATTGCACCCATATAGGAAGATGCTGGATAAAGCTCTCCGCGGTCAGTATGATTCAGCCCTCCAAATGCGAGAGGATTTGGTCATGGTTCTAAGTAAGCGAAATCATTCGAAGAAAAAGGGCCCGACTCAGGCAGCGGCAGGTCAGCCGCATACAATACAACCTGCAACGAGACAAGCAAGAAGGTCCCAAAACCATTCAAAAAAGAAAAGTGGCGGTTTTTTTGAAACTTTTTTGCTGGTTGCCATCATATCGATGCTCTATGTTCTATACATATATGAACAGTTGTTATGA
- the spoIIE gene encoding stage II sporulation protein E, giving the protein MEKVERPMMEPLGDVQLKEAKAGAINWIQQLQMKSEDIFIKKGISLAIIGFLLGRALILSQLAPFGLPFFAAVFLMRRDRAPLALFGLIAGGLTVHYSNSLVIFASAFLLLLFHKIKKPAVEGQFKTMSMYVFASLFLVNLAEQYLVFRTIQLYDLMMIGVEAGLAMILTLIFIQSIPMLTVRTKSQSLKTEEIVSIIILLASVMTGTIGWMIYDLSLDHIFSRYLVLLFGLAGGAAIGSTVGVVTGLIFSLASIASLYQMSLLAFSGLLGGLLKEGRKIGVASGLLIATLLIGLYGEGTNNIMVTLYESLIAVALFILTPSSIINKIAKHIPGTVENSDEQQQYARKVRDVTAQRVEQFSHVFEALSNSFSQVDERGRLEEDEKEFDYFLSNVTEKTCQLCFKKEQCWSKNFNTTYDGMQEIMLQLSENNGQLPQKTSKEWGKYCSRGPQVIGAIAQELTYFEANQKLKRQVKESRKLVADQLRGVSAVMDDFAKEIQRERKNHHVHEESILEAIQDFGLHIGHVEIYSLEQGNVDIEMSVPYCQGRGECEKLIAPMLSDILGETIVVHSEECATYPNGQCEVIFRSAKKFTVETGVAHAAKGGGLVSGDSYTTMEIGCGKFAIAISDGMGNGERAHFESTETLKLLQKFLQSGIEEKIAIKSVNSVLSLRTTDEIFSTLDLAMIDLQDARAKFLKICSIPSFIKRGDKIIKIESSNLPMGIIQDFDVDVVSEELKAGDILIMMSDGVFDGPAHVENIEFWLKRKIKEMETDDPQEISDLILEEVIRTKGIIDDDMTVVTSKIKHNTPKWASIPVSPKRKKAQ; this is encoded by the coding sequence ATGGAAAAAGTAGAAAGACCTATGATGGAACCTCTTGGAGATGTTCAATTAAAAGAAGCGAAGGCAGGGGCCATCAATTGGATCCAACAACTGCAAATGAAGTCGGAAGACATATTCATAAAAAAAGGTATCTCTTTAGCAATTATCGGTTTTTTATTAGGACGGGCTTTAATTCTTTCGCAGCTTGCACCATTTGGACTTCCGTTTTTCGCAGCTGTTTTTCTCATGAGGCGTGATAGGGCTCCACTGGCTTTATTCGGATTGATTGCAGGTGGGCTGACCGTTCACTATTCGAATAGTTTAGTCATCTTTGCATCGGCGTTCCTGCTCCTGTTATTTCATAAAATCAAGAAGCCCGCCGTGGAAGGACAATTCAAGACCATGTCGATGTACGTCTTTGCTTCACTATTCCTGGTCAACCTGGCGGAGCAATATCTGGTATTTCGAACGATTCAGCTGTATGACTTAATGATGATAGGGGTAGAGGCGGGACTCGCAATGATTTTAACCTTAATCTTCATACAATCCATCCCGATGCTGACCGTTCGGACAAAGTCCCAATCATTAAAGACGGAGGAAATCGTCAGCATCATCATCCTGCTGGCTTCGGTGATGACCGGAACCATCGGCTGGATGATCTACGATTTATCACTCGACCATATATTCTCGCGATACCTGGTCCTCCTCTTCGGGCTGGCAGGAGGGGCCGCCATAGGCTCCACTGTAGGTGTAGTTACTGGATTGATATTCAGCTTGGCAAGTATTGCAAGTCTTTATCAAATGAGCCTTCTCGCATTTTCAGGGCTCCTGGGAGGCTTATTGAAGGAGGGAAGGAAGATAGGGGTTGCTAGTGGCCTCTTGATTGCTACATTACTGATAGGTTTATATGGTGAGGGCACCAATAATATTATGGTGACCCTTTATGAATCACTTATAGCTGTGGCCCTATTTATATTGACGCCGTCATCCATAATCAACAAAATAGCGAAACATATACCGGGAACAGTCGAGAATTCTGATGAACAGCAGCAGTATGCCCGAAAAGTGAGGGATGTCACCGCTCAAAGGGTGGAGCAATTCTCGCATGTATTTGAGGCGCTCTCAAATAGCTTTTCCCAAGTGGATGAAAGGGGGAGATTGGAGGAAGATGAGAAAGAATTCGACTACTTCTTAAGTAATGTAACGGAAAAGACGTGCCAGCTTTGTTTTAAGAAGGAACAATGCTGGTCCAAGAACTTTAATACAACCTATGACGGCATGCAGGAAATTATGCTTCAATTAAGTGAAAATAATGGTCAGCTCCCCCAAAAAACTTCGAAAGAATGGGGGAAATATTGTAGCCGCGGGCCTCAGGTCATTGGGGCGATAGCACAGGAACTTACTTATTTTGAAGCTAACCAAAAATTAAAAAGGCAGGTGAAGGAAAGTCGGAAACTGGTGGCGGATCAACTGAGGGGCGTTTCGGCAGTAATGGATGATTTTGCGAAAGAAATTCAAAGGGAAAGGAAGAATCATCATGTACATGAAGAATCCATTTTGGAGGCCATCCAGGATTTTGGCCTGCACATAGGGCATGTTGAAATATACAGTCTAGAACAAGGAAATGTTGATATAGAGATGAGTGTCCCATACTGCCAGGGCAGAGGGGAATGTGAAAAGTTGATTGCACCCATGCTTTCTGACATTTTAGGGGAAACGATAGTCGTTCATTCAGAAGAGTGTGCAACATATCCAAACGGGCAATGTGAGGTGATATTTAGGTCAGCAAAAAAATTCACGGTCGAAACGGGTGTGGCTCATGCTGCCAAGGGGGGAGGGCTTGTATCAGGAGATAGTTATACGACCATGGAAATTGGCTGCGGAAAATTCGCGATAGCCATCAGTGATGGAATGGGAAATGGGGAAAGGGCCCATTTTGAAAGTACAGAGACATTGAAGCTGCTACAAAAATTTTTACAATCGGGAATAGAAGAAAAAATAGCCATTAAATCCGTAAACTCCGTATTATCTCTACGCACTACCGATGAAATATTTTCGACTCTTGATTTGGCAATGATTGATCTTCAGGACGCAAGGGCTAAGTTTTTAAAAATCTGTTCGATACCGAGTTTCATTAAAAGGGGGGATAAGATAATAAAAATCGAATCAAGTAACCTTCCTATGGGAATCATCCAGGATTTCGATGTTGATGTTGTATCAGAAGAGCTGAAGGCAGGGGACATATTAATCATGATGAGCGATGGAGTGTTCGATGGCCCCGCACATGTCGAAAATATCGAGTTCTGGCTTAAACGAAAAATCAAGGAAATGGAAACAGACGACCCGCAGGAAATCTCTGATTTAATATTGGAAGAAGTCATCCGAACTAAAGGGATCATAGATGATGACATGACAGTGGTTACATCGAAAATTAAGCATAACACACCGAAATGGGCGTCCATTCCCGTTTCTCCAAAACGTAAAAAGGCACAGTAG